In the Kwoniella pini CBS 10737 chromosome 7, complete sequence genome, one interval contains:
- a CDS encoding triose-phosphate isomerase, which translates to MVARKFFVGGNFKMNGSLKEIETIIERINEAKFDGEVELVVAPPALYLLKIQEELKPPAQVSAQNSYTEKSGAFTGEISPNQLKDANVHWVILGHSERRSLFGDTDKLVADKTKAAVEAGLGVIACIGESLQEREADQTQAVVERQLEAIANEISESEWKDIVIAYEPVWAIGTGKVASKEQAQEVHANIRQWLAKKVSQTVADQTRIIYGGSVNGKNSGDLATAADIDGFLVGGASLKPEFIDIVNSGKA; encoded by the exons ATGGTCGCTAGAAAATTCTTCGTTGG AGGAAACTTCAAAATGAATGGTTCTcttaaagaaattgaaactATCATTGAAAGAATCAATGAAGCTAAATTCGATGGTGAAGTCG AACTTGTTGTTGCTCCTCCAGCtttataccttttaaaAATACAAGAAGAACTTAAACCTCCAGCACAGGTTTCAGCTCAAAACTCTTACACTGAAAAATCAGGTGCTTTCACTGGTGAAATCTCTCCAAATCAACTTAAAGATGCCAATGTTCATTGGGTGATTCTTGGTCATtctgaaagaagaagtttaTTTGGTGATACTGATAAACTCGTTGCTGATAAG ACTAAAGCTGCCGTTGAAGCTGGCCTTGGAGTGATCGCTTGTATCGGAGAATCTCTCcaagaaagagaagctgACCAAACTCAAGCTGTTGTTGAAAGACAACTTGAAGCTATTGCCAATGAAATATCCGAATCTGAATGGAA GGACATCGTCATTGCTT ACGAACCAGTATGGGCAATTGGTACTGGTAAAGTAGCATCTAAAGaacaagctcaagaagTTCATGCCAATATTAGACAATGGCTTGCTAAAAAAGTATCTCAAACAGTTGCTGATCAAACTAGAATCATCTATGGTGGAAGTGTAAATGGAAAGAACTCCGGTGATCTCG CTACTGCCGCTGATATCGATGGATTCCTCGTTGGCGGTGCTTCTCTCAAACCAGAGTTCATCGACATTGTTAACTCTGGAAAAGCTTAA